From a region of the Candidatus Gracilibacteria bacterium genome:
- a CDS encoding bifunctional (p)ppGpp synthetase/guanosine-3',5'-bis(diphosphate) 3'-pyrophosphohydrolase — protein sequence MKSYEQHISIIDKQVADIIKRAQAYMQDQDEAIISVEILEAYEFAKDAHKSESRLSGEPYISHPVAATEILLSLTPDIATIQACLLHDVIEDTPFTFDDILESFGEDVANLCYGMEKLEKVRYRGEDRAIGSLRKMFIAMADDLRVIFIKLSDRLHNMQTLIHHPNPEKQQRIALETLNIYVPIAGRLGLYKMKNDLEDECFHILHPEDYNKLVGQLKDLANTRLEFQNSAILEIQKLLGGIDLAHKVDFRIKSPYSIYNKMQRKSIEHPSELYDIYGIRIVVPTVADCYRVLGEIHGKWRTLPNRFKDYIALPKPNGYQSLHTTVIGFLKNFTSQPTEIQIRTEEMHKRAEIGVAAHFEYKEKGSKIATEIDWVNDLKDMVDSIGNNDLLSSLKIDTFRDRIFVFTPKGDLINLPTGSTPIDYAYQVHTDLGDHITIAKVNGVVHPLDKELKNGDVVEVIIDKNRKPSPFWLGFVQTIKAKNNIKAYLRKGNKDSHRDRGKEIINGYLEKSGLSALDKDLTILKVIDGREFSTEERLPLLEQVGNFSSTPSALIKRILKQNKINYQSERKLQNPDYIEVDETQEREQKEIMIGGEDDISYRTCKNCIGDEIPNQIVAHINSRGQFTIHARDCTVLETVNKERLMNAYVKGGESVSLFRITFLLENKIGILKKISETLYTMGINIDEIHTHKNSSSQTLLTLGIEIADYDYLIVDRFIERIRTFLGDALIECKIKEIKNPT from the coding sequence ATGAAAAGCTACGAACAACACATAAGTATTATTGACAAACAAGTTGCCGATATCATCAAACGTGCTCAAGCATATATGCAAGATCAGGATGAAGCAATTATTTCTGTTGAAATCTTAGAAGCTTATGAGTTTGCAAAAGATGCTCATAAAAGTGAATCTCGATTATCAGGAGAACCATATATCTCTCATCCAGTTGCAGCGACTGAAATACTGCTTTCTCTTACTCCTGATATAGCTACTATTCAAGCTTGTTTGCTTCATGATGTTATTGAGGATACTCCTTTTACCTTTGATGATATTCTCGAATCTTTTTGAGAAGATGTAGCTAATCTTTGTTACTGAATGGAGAAACTTGAAAAAGTTCGTTATAGATGAGAAGATAGAGCTATTGGAAGCTTACGAAAAATGTTCATCGCTATGGCAGATGATCTGAGAGTTATTTTTATTAAGCTCTCAGATAGATTGCATAATATGCAGACTCTCATTCACCATCCAAATCCAGAAAAACAGCAACGAATAGCTCTTGAAACATTGAACATTTATGTTCCTATTGCTGGGAGGCTTGGTTTATACAAGATGAAAAACGACTTAGAGGATGAGTGTTTTCATATACTACACCCTGAAGATTACAATAAACTCGTATGACAACTTAAAGATTTAGCAAATACACGACTTGAGTTTCAAAACTCTGCTATCTTAGAAATTCAAAAGTTACTGTGATGAATTGATTTGGCTCATAAAGTTGATTTTAGGATTAAATCTCCATATTCTATCTACAATAAAATGCAGAGAAAATCAATAGAGCACCCAAGTGAGCTCTATGATATTTATGGTATTAGAATCGTAGTTCCAACTGTTGCTGATTGCTATAGGGTACTTGGTGAAATCCATGGGAAATGGAGAACACTCCCGAATAGATTCAAGGATTATATCGCTCTTCCAAAACCTAACGGATACCAGAGTCTCCATACGACTGTTATATGATTTCTTAAAAATTTCACCTCTCAACCTACTGAAATACAAATAAGAACAGAGGAAATGCATAAACGAGCTGAAATTTGAGTTGCAGCTCATTTTGAGTACAAAGAAAAATGAAGCAAAATAGCAACTGAAATTGATTGGGTAAACGACCTGAAAGATATGGTCGATAGTATTTGAAACAACGATCTTTTATCATCACTCAAGATAGATACTTTTCGAGATAGAATCTTTGTATTTACCCCAAAGTGAGATTTAATAAATCTTCCAACAGGGTCTACTCCTATAGATTATGCGTATCAGGTACATACTGATTTAGGAGATCATATTACCATTGCGAAGGTTAATGGAGTAGTTCATCCACTTGATAAAGAATTGAAAAATTGAGACGTGGTAGAAGTAATTATTGATAAAAATAGAAAACCAAGTCCTTTTTGGCTCTGATTCGTACAAACTATCAAAGCAAAAAATAATATCAAAGCCTATTTAAGAAAATGAAATAAGGATTCACACAGAGATAGAGGAAAAGAAATTATAAACTGATACCTAGAAAAATCATGACTATCTGCGCTAGATAAGGACCTCACAATTTTAAAGGTTATAGATGGAAGAGAGTTTTCGACAGAGGAGCGTCTTCCACTCTTAGAGCAAGTTGGGAACTTTTCAAGTACTCCATCAGCGCTTATTAAACGAATACTGAAGCAAAATAAGATTAATTACCAATCAGAACGAAAGCTTCAAAATCCTGATTATATAGAAGTAGATGAAACACAAGAGAGGGAGCAAAAAGAGATTATGATAGGGGGAGAGGATGATATTAGTTACAGAACATGTAAAAACTGTATTTGAGATGAGATTCCTAATCAAATTGTAGCTCATATAAATTCTCGAGGTCAGTTTACTATTCACGCAAGAGATTGTACTGTGCTTGAAACGGTCAACAAAGAACGGCTTATGAATGCATATGTGAAATGAGGCGAAAGTGTATCTTTGTTTCGAATTACTTTTTTACTAGAAAACAAAATTTGAATCCTCAAAAAAATAAGTGAAACCCTTTATACTATGGGAATAAATATAGATGAAATACACACTCATAAGAATTCATCTTCTCAAACACTTCTTACTCTCTGAATTGAAATAGCTGATTATGATTATCTCATCGTCGATAGATTTATAGAAAGAATTCGTACATTTTTATGAGACGCGCTCATTGAGTGCAAGATTAAAGAAATCAAAAATCCAACGTAA
- the rpsO gene encoding 30S ribosomal protein S15, with amino-acid sequence MVVTKSDKQGIIEKFANKKEDTGSAEVQIAILTAKIENLKEHLAEHKKDNHSRRGIMIMVAKRRKMLAYLKRKSQEKYEEVIAALEIRK; translated from the coding sequence ATGGTAGTTACTAAATCAGACAAACAAGGAATCATTGAAAAATTTGCTAATAAAAAAGAAGATACAGGATCAGCTGAAGTGCAAATTGCAATTCTTACAGCAAAAATTGAAAATCTTAAAGAACATCTTGCAGAACATAAAAAAGATAATCATTCAAGAAGAGGGATTATGATTATGGTTGCAAAAAGAAGAAAAATGCTTGCATACTTAAAAAGAAAAAGCCAAGAAAAATATGAAGAAGTTATTGCTGCTCTTGAAATTAGAAAGTAA
- a CDS encoding penicillin-binding protein 2, which yields MNPRKKTRFVDAFFEIFDRYPREYFVYVFFLLFFGAIIWETFSYTVINYGFYNSLAYNQQVGEVEIPVTRGTLYSAATTTLENGSVFGTSVDLNDLAIDPQIKGDKGKLGIFLTNLVYKEICYLKESEECYNDMLRFLKVLEINDFNQEEEYLKGLISKEIVERISKTKVTAVRLKDSLSPDEESQTIKWGIKGVYPGPNGLYVNPEELVQVEAFVEKYIDLFGGAEKDVLTSIRKRDLRYIPIYRKLSLLASDELSQYISDENQALSQGVIEDEDSIGGFMILNPHAQRIYPERDVASQLIGFIDSEGRGHYGIEGYFDDILKGSPGEKVSKKDTQGRTIDPISLDEDELGALEGANVYTTIDRNIQKTVEQILEAGVKKYRANKGTVVVMDPHTGKILSMANYPNYDPNNPGDVYDLEKVTGDKYPNPTTDLLGRSVFVEDTVRGDAFIYDGKEIFLREADRSEYGENDITKYIYKNSFGAGVYQNDAISSLYEPGSIMKAITVAVGIDTGEIKPYDMYNDEGKVSIDSFTISNVAKECLGYNTYVNALNFSCNVGMIRIVQKIGRALLYKYYLDFGFAEETGITLSGEVSNKIEPYERWSQAKLLTSSYGLGVAVTPLQMASAYSVIANGGVYMKPYLIEKIEYPDGRTTIYEPEAQRRVLKESSSEMVIDMLVDGVENGVAKAGGIEGFTVAGKTGTSQIAYKGGYEGGAAATNGSFVGFAPAEDPQVVVLVKLERPRSSQYGGSTSSFIFADITREILEYYGIPKKVVPE from the coding sequence ATGAACCCTCGAAAAAAGACTCGTTTTGTAGATGCATTTTTTGAAATTTTTGATAGATATCCGAGAGAATACTTTGTGTATGTATTTTTTTTATTGTTTTTTTGAGCAATAATTTGGGAAACTTTTTCCTATACCGTTATAAATTACTGATTTTATAACTCTCTTGCATATAATCAACAAGTGTGAGAAGTCGAAATACCCGTTACACGCTGAACGCTTTATTCTGCAGCTACGACAACTTTAGAAAATTGAAGTGTATTTTGAACGAGTGTAGATCTTAATGACCTAGCAATCGATCCACAAATAAAATGAGATAAATGAAAACTTTGAATATTTCTCACAAATCTGGTCTATAAAGAGATTTGTTATCTTAAAGAGAGCGAAGAGTGTTACAATGATATGCTCAGGTTCCTGAAAGTACTTGAAATTAATGATTTTAACCAAGAAGAAGAATATCTCAAATGACTTATTTCTAAAGAAATAGTAGAGAGAATTTCTAAAACGAAAGTCACTGCTGTAAGACTCAAGGATTCTCTCTCTCCTGACGAAGAATCTCAAACCATAAAATGGGGAATCAAAGGAGTGTATCCTGGTCCAAATGGATTGTATGTTAATCCAGAGGAGCTTGTACAAGTAGAAGCATTTGTTGAGAAATATATAGATTTATTTTGAGGGGCTGAAAAAGATGTACTGACTTCTATTCGAAAAAGAGATTTGAGATATATTCCTATATACAGAAAATTATCACTCCTCGCTTCAGATGAGTTATCTCAGTATATTTCAGATGAAAATCAAGCACTGAGCCAATGAGTAATAGAAGATGAAGATTCTATTGGGTGATTTATGATTCTTAATCCTCACGCACAGAGAATATATCCAGAAAGAGATGTAGCGTCGCAACTTATTTGATTTATAGATAGTGAGTGAAGATGACATTATGGAATTGAGGGATATTTCGATGATATTTTAAAGTGAAGTCCATGAGAAAAAGTCAGTAAAAAAGACACTCAAGGCAGAACGATAGATCCAATTTCTCTCGATGAGGATGAACTATGAGCTTTAGAATGAGCAAATGTGTATACTACTATTGATAGAAATATTCAAAAGACAGTAGAGCAAATATTAGAAGCTGGGGTCAAAAAATATAGAGCTAATAAATGAACGGTAGTAGTCATGGATCCACACACTGGTAAAATCCTTTCAATGGCTAATTATCCAAATTATGACCCAAACAATCCTTGAGATGTATATGACTTAGAAAAAGTCACCTGAGATAAATACCCTAATCCAACTACAGATTTATTATGACGATCAGTATTTGTAGAGGATACGGTGAGAGGTGATGCGTTTATTTATGATGGAAAAGAAATTTTTCTTCGAGAAGCAGATAGATCAGAATATGGTGAAAATGATATTACAAAATATATATACAAAAATAGTTTTGGTGCATGAGTGTATCAAAACGACGCAATATCAAGTTTATATGAACCTGGGAGTATTATGAAGGCTATTACAGTTGCTGTATGAATCGATACTGGTGAGATTAAACCATATGATATGTATAACGATGAGTGAAAGGTATCTATTGATAGTTTTACAATTTCAAATGTTGCGAAAGAATGTCTGGGGTACAATACTTATGTAAATGCACTCAATTTTTCTTGTAATGTTTGAATGATCCGAATAGTACAAAAAATAGGAAGAGCTCTTTTATATAAATATTATTTAGATTTCGGTTTTGCTGAAGAAACATGAATTACTCTCTCATGAGAAGTTTCAAATAAAATAGAACCTTATGAACGTTGGTCTCAAGCGAAGCTTCTTACAAGTTCATATGGATTATGAGTTGCAGTGACTCCGTTGCAAATGGCTTCTGCCTATAGTGTTATTGCAAACGGGTGAGTATATATGAAACCCTATCTCATTGAAAAAATTGAGTATCCTGATGGAAGAACTACTATATATGAACCTGAAGCACAGAGAAGAGTATTGAAAGAATCAAGTTCAGAAATGGTTATAGATATGCTTGTGGATTGAGTAGAGAACTGAGTTGCAAAAGCATGAGGGATTGAGTGATTTACCGTAGCAGGGAAGACTTGAACTTCTCAAATTGCTTATAAAGGGTGATATGAGTGAGGGGCAGCTGCTACTAATGGTTCATTTGTATGATTTGCACCAGCAGAGGATCCACAAGTAGTTGTGCTTGTTAAACTTGAACGTCCAAGATCAAGTCAATATGGTGGTTCAACTTCTTCATTTATATTTGCCGACATTACTCGTGAGATTCTAGAATATTATGGAATTCCAAAAAAAGTAGTTCCTGAGTAA
- a CDS encoding (2Fe-2S) ferredoxin domain-containing protein has protein sequence MNNIQVCTGMSCKAKFSTYITQRLKNDIKFHNIKNTEVSETMCMNFCKKAPNIKLNGNIEHYMTPVKASELLMQRTNYKKPTQKK, from the coding sequence ATGAATAACATCCAAGTTTGCACCTGAATGAGCTGCAAAGCAAAGTTTAGTACATATATCACCCAAAGATTGAAAAACGATATAAAATTTCATAACATTAAAAACACAGAAGTTTCAGAAACGATGTGTATGAACTTTTGTAAAAAGGCTCCAAATATTAAACTTAATTGAAATATTGAGCATTATATGACTCCTGTAAAAGCTTCCGAACTCCTTATGCAACGTACAAATTATAAAAAACCTACTCAAAAAAAATAA
- a CDS encoding cysteine--tRNA ligase has translation MQIYNTLTRQTEAFKPIRFPEVKMYQCGPTVYNNAHIGNLKTSIIEDTIARTLNFLGYKVKITMNITDVDDKTIRDSQAAGKSLSDFTQGFTEIFLSDLEKLGIELPENIKPVTELVPEMVRMIQTMLNRGFAYLADDGSVYYSISKFKKYGNLANLDMSGMKESVRIDNDEYEKDVAADFVLWKAWKKSDGENFWEESFEIPTFGENAVKIKNQAQNILDKKTVVLKGRPGWHIECSACAMKYFGAQIDIHMGGEDLIFPHHQNEIAQSEACTGKEFSKYWLHSGHLMVDGKKMSKSLGNFYTLRDLEEKYPNESRLYRAFRLSCINGLYRDQISFSFDKLEQNIQTIKNIDNTSKNLARFEAEYSGVRPEFRDYMQDIMVDFIESLENDFSFPEALATLFELTKYINSELADKKLTSDEVNSCVDMLLSFNSVFGIVDESIFEGGEDIPEAILHLAIARDEAKIEKNFELSDKLRAEIIAAGYSVVDTKQGTVVEKS, from the coding sequence ATGCAAATATATAACACACTTACGAGACAAACAGAAGCATTCAAACCAATTCGATTTCCAGAAGTTAAAATGTACCAGTGTGGTCCAACAGTGTATAATAACGCTCATATTTGAAACCTGAAAACTTCAATTATTGAGGATACAATTGCGAGAACGCTCAACTTTCTTGGATATAAGGTAAAAATTACGATGAATATTACAGATGTCGATGACAAAACCATTCGTGATAGTCAGGCAGCAGGGAAGTCTCTCAGCGATTTTACACAGTGATTTACTGAAATATTTCTCAGTGATTTAGAAAAATTAGGGATTGAACTTCCAGAAAATATTAAACCAGTGACTGAACTCGTTCCAGAAATGGTTCGAATGATTCAAACTATGCTCAATAGAGGCTTTGCCTATCTTGCTGATGACGGAAGTGTGTATTATAGTATTTCGAAATTTAAAAAGTACGGGAATCTTGCAAATCTTGATATGTCTGGAATGAAAGAATCAGTGAGAATAGACAATGACGAATATGAAAAAGACGTCGCTGCTGATTTTGTACTTTGGAAAGCTTGGAAAAAAAGTGATGGAGAAAATTTTTGGGAAGAATCTTTTGAAATTCCTACATTTTGAGAGAATGCCGTAAAAATCAAAAATCAAGCTCAAAATATTTTAGATAAAAAGACCGTAGTACTCAAAGGAAGACCAGGATGGCATATTGAATGTAGTGCGTGTGCGATGAAATATTTTGGAGCACAAATAGATATTCATATGGGGGGAGAAGATCTCATATTCCCACATCATCAAAATGAAATAGCACAAAGTGAAGCGTGTACTGGGAAAGAATTTTCAAAATATTGGCTTCATTCTGGACACTTGATGGTTGATGGGAAAAAGATGAGTAAATCACTTGGCAATTTTTATACTCTCAGAGATCTAGAAGAAAAATATCCAAACGAGTCTCGATTGTACAGAGCTTTTAGACTCTCATGCATCAATGGACTCTATCGAGATCAAATCAGTTTTAGTTTTGATAAACTAGAACAAAATATTCAAACCATTAAAAATATTGATAACACCAGTAAAAATTTAGCTCGTTTTGAAGCTGAATATTCATGAGTTCGACCTGAGTTTCGAGACTATATGCAGGATATAATGGTTGATTTTATAGAGTCACTAGAAAATGATTTTTCATTTCCCGAAGCACTAGCCACACTCTTTGAACTTACGAAATATATAAACTCTGAGCTTGCAGACAAGAAACTCACGTCAGATGAAGTAAATAGTTGTGTTGATATGCTCCTAAGTTTCAACTCTGTGTTTGGTATTGTAGATGAATCAATATTTGAAGGGGGAGAAGATATCCCAGAAGCAATACTTCACTTAGCAATTGCCAGAGACGAAGCCAAAATTGAAAAAAACTTTGAACTTTCCGATAAACTTAGAGCAGAGATTATAGCTGCGTGATATAGTGTTGTTGATACGAAGCAGGGAACAGTGGTAGAAAAAAGTTAA
- a CDS encoding nuclease — translation MHNGEIPGGAKYTKARSPVELVYSESSDDRSSASKREIEIKKLTRANKLQLIGK, via the coding sequence ATGCATAACTGAGAAATTCCAGGTGGTGCAAAGTACACCAAAGCACGCTCTCCTGTTGAACTCGTGTATTCTGAAAGCTCTGATGATAGATCGAGTGCTTCAAAACGAGAAATAGAAATAAAAAAACTCACTCGAGCAAATAAGTTACAGTTAATTTGAAAATAA
- a CDS encoding M48 family metallopeptidase, with translation MSVQTIFILIISIFIAETLLTKVLGYLNTLRWSDTIPAELSDIYDADKYASSQKYERAKYTFGWYSSIPSFIIMLLILVFGGFGWLDDFFRQYTQNEILLALYFFGTISLLSSIISLPFSYYSTFVIEEKFGFNKMTKNLFFADALKGLLLSALIGAPLLSLIVFIYLTFGASFWIYAWILTTLVSLFFMMFYSSLIVPLFNNQTPLEDGELKTAIGAFGDKVGFKLDNIYVIDGSKRSSKANAYFSGFGPKKRIVLFDTLIKDLTTEELVAVLAHEIGHYKKRHTLQMLALGTIQTGVILFIFSLALAVPAVSQALGGQVQSFHLGAVAFGILFTPISMIFGMISSIFSRKNEYEADAYAKENYSGEHLSQALIKLSRNNLSNLRPHPAYEFFYYSHPTVLKRLQALK, from the coding sequence ATGTCAGTTCAAACTATTTTTATTCTCATTATATCTATATTTATAGCTGAGACTCTTCTCACAAAAGTACTTGGATATCTCAATACCCTTCGTTGGTCTGATACTATACCTGCTGAACTCTCTGATATTTACGATGCGGACAAATATGCAAGTTCTCAAAAATACGAACGAGCAAAGTATACTTTTGGATGGTACAGCTCTATTCCATCATTTATTATTATGCTCCTTATTTTAGTATTTGGTGGATTTGGATGGTTGGACGATTTTTTTAGACAATATACGCAAAACGAAATACTTTTGGCATTGTATTTTTTTGGGACCATTTCTCTTCTTTCTAGCATTATTTCACTCCCTTTTTCTTACTATTCAACCTTTGTAATAGAAGAAAAATTTGGATTTAACAAAATGACAAAAAATCTCTTTTTTGCTGACGCGCTAAAGGGGCTTCTACTCTCAGCTCTTATTTGAGCTCCTTTATTGAGTTTAATAGTATTCATCTATCTTACATTTTGAGCAAGTTTCTGGATCTATGCTTGGATACTTACGACATTGGTTTCACTCTTTTTTATGATGTTTTACTCAAGTCTCATTGTTCCTCTTTTTAATAATCAAACTCCTCTTGAAGATTGAGAACTCAAAACAGCCATTGGAGCATTTGGGGACAAGGTTTGATTCAAACTCGATAATATCTATGTTATTGACGGAAGTAAACGAAGCTCAAAAGCGAATGCCTATTTCAGTGGATTTTGACCTAAAAAGAGAATAGTTCTCTTTGATACACTTATAAAAGACCTCACGACTGAAGAACTCGTTGCAGTATTAGCACACGAAATTGGTCATTATAAAAAACGTCATACCCTTCAAATGTTGGCTCTTGGGACGATTCAAACCTGAGTTATACTCTTTATTTTCTCACTCGCTCTTGCTGTTCCTGCTGTTTCACAAGCTCTTTGAGGTCAAGTTCAAAGCTTTCATCTCGGTGCAGTGGCATTTGGAATTCTCTTCACTCCAATTTCAATGATTTTTGGGATGATATCAAGCATATTTTCTCGAAAAAATGAATATGAAGCAGATGCTTATGCAAAAGAAAATTATTCTGGAGAACATCTCTCTCAGGCTTTGATTAAACTTTCGAGAAATAATCTCTCTAATCTGAGACCACATCCAGCCTATGAGTTTTTCTATTATTCTCATCCTACCGTTTTAAAGAGACTTCAAGCACTGAAATAA